A stretch of Candidatus Saganbacteria bacterium DNA encodes these proteins:
- a CDS encoding type II toxin-antitoxin system RelE/ParE family toxin → MASYNVEFKKSALKDLKKIDKSFVAGIFSKVENLAENPRSTQSVKIKGSENSYRLRVGNYRMRPVSNSETSD, encoded by the coding sequence GTGGCCTCTTATAATGTAGAATTTAAGAAATCCGCCCTTAAAGACCTGAAAAAGATCGACAAGAGTTTCGTTGCTGGGATTTTTTCTAAGGTAGAAAACTTAGCGGAAAATCCACGGTCAACACAAAGCGTAAAGATAAAAGGAAGCGAAAACAGTTATAGGTTAAGGGTTGGAAATTACAGGATGAGACCGGTTAGCAACTCAGAAACCAGCGACTAA
- a CDS encoding biotin--[acetyl-CoA-carboxylase] ligase: protein MKNSSIYYKLKHFQQINSTQDEARRIADSAEEGTVILAEEQTKGRGKPGSSWFSPVGGLYFSIILKPNKEISDLLFITKMTADVIVDLLEKYHLQAEIKLPNDVLVNGKKICGILTEKISKALLIGIGINLNISGFPTGLNATSTLLQTGKKTDLNWFLSEFLDKFYEKYGII from the coding sequence TTGAAGAATTCATCGATTTATTATAAATTAAAGCATTTCCAACAAATCAATTCCACCCAGGACGAGGCTCGGCGTATTGCCGATTCTGCCGAAGAAGGGACAGTGATCCTTGCTGAAGAGCAAACTAAGGGCAGGGGTAAGCCCGGGAGTTCTTGGTTTTCACCAGTTGGCGGGCTTTATTTTTCGATCATCCTCAAGCCGAACAAAGAAATCTCTGATCTTCTTTTTATCACAAAAATGACCGCCGATGTTATTGTAGATCTATTGGAAAAATATCATTTACAGGCCGAAATAAAACTACCGAACGATGTTCTGGTCAACGGAAAAAAGATCTGCGGGATATTAACCGAAAAAATAAGTAAGGCTCTTCTTATCGGGATAGGTATCAATCTCAATATTTCTGGATTTCCGACTGGTCTTAACGCAACCTCAACCCTGCTTCAAACTGGGAAAAAAACAGACCTCAATTGGTTCCTAAGCGAATTTCTGGATAAGTTTTACGAAAAATATGGTATAATTTAA
- the aroH gene encoding chorismate mutase: protein MLRGIRGAITVKKNSVEEILSATEKLLKEIIKANSISIHDIASAFFTSTSDLDAEFPAKAARLMGWVNVPLLCACEISVPQSLKRCIRALILLNSDKQQKDIKNIYLEGAITLREDLEE from the coding sequence ATGTTGCGCGGTATCCGTGGAGCGATTACAGTCAAAAAAAATTCTGTGGAGGAAATACTCTCCGCTACTGAAAAGCTATTGAAAGAGATCATTAAGGCTAATAGCATTTCTATCCATGACATCGCTTCAGCATTTTTCACTTCAACTTCAGACCTTGATGCCGAGTTTCCCGCAAAAGCGGCTAGGCTTATGGGCTGGGTGAATGTCCCATTGCTCTGCGCTTGCGAAATAAGCGTTCCGCAAAGCCTAAAAAGATGCATCAGGGCGCTTATACTGCTTAACAGCGACAAGCAGCAGAAAGATATTAAAAATATCTACCTTGAGGGCGCTATTACATTGAGGGAGGATCTTGAAGAATGA
- a CDS encoding type II toxin-antitoxin system HicB family antitoxin — protein MKKHTKIFKYSAVFEPAEEGGYVVTIPALPGCVTQGETFEEAKAMAKDAIKGYIAVLKEDNEPIPIESDEHIETTILVPISA, from the coding sequence ATGAAAAAGCATACAAAAATCTTTAAATACAGCGCTGTTTTTGAACCGGCAGAAGAGGGAGGATATGTGGTGACTATCCCGGCTTTGCCTGGCTGCGTTACTCAAGGGGAAACTTTTGAAGAAGCAAAAGCTATGGCAAAAGATGCCATAAAAGGTTATATTGCCGTTTTAAAAGAAGATAATGAGCCAATTCCGATCGAAAGCGATGAACACATTGAAACAACAATACTTGTTCCGATCTCAGCGTAA
- a CDS encoding type II toxin-antitoxin system HicA family toxin produces MNHKLPSLKGKEVVRALKKAGFVERRTTGSHCILKNPSSNKIVPVPIHGSKDIKRGTLFSIIKQADMTIEEFIDLL; encoded by the coding sequence ATGAATCATAAATTGCCCAGCCTCAAAGGGAAAGAAGTTGTAAGGGCCCTTAAAAAAGCAGGTTTTGTTGAGAGAAGAACTACCGGCAGCCATTGCATTTTAAAAAATCCATCGTCAAATAAAATTGTCCCGGTTCCTATCCATGGATCAAAAGATATTAAGCGCGGCACTTTGTTTAGCATCATAAAACAAGCAGATATGACCATTGAAGAATTCATCGATTTATTATAA